GAGCCACAGGATGGGGGGGACACCGAGCCCTTAGGGGACACCGGCCCCGGGGGCGGCACAGCCCGCTCGGCCCAGCCCCGACGGGAGCGGGGGCGGCCAGTCCGGGTTGCTGGTGAGGGGCCGGGAGTTATTTGTGTCAGGCGGCCtcacttccttcctccccctcttcCTCTGCCTCGGGGGCCGCGCGTGGACGCGGGAGCGCGGCCAGGGGTTATTTTAGTGCTGGCACCGCTCATGGCTCCGCGGGCCTCCCCACGCACGGGACAGCGCCGCGCAGGACGTGCCCGCGAGCAGCGCTGCGGCcccgggaggaggaggaggaggaggaagaggaggaagaggaggagggggaggaaggccCAGCGAGCGCACGAAGAACCTACCTGGGAGCAGGTGACACCAATGGCACCTGGCTGCTGGGACATCGGAGCCCGGGCTCCCTGTCCTCCCCCGGGAGAAACCCCCCCCCAAAGCAGCCGTGTCCAAGGAATCGGCCGAATTCCCATGTGGAGCGCTCCCTCTGCCAATGAACTCCTCTCCCAGGGGAGGAAATGATAGGAGTTTCTTTTAATAGGACTTTGATCTCTTGGGCTCTGCTCAGACCCGCTCCTGGCGCTGTGGGAAAGGGCACTCAGCATTTATGGGGCGAACACCTTTTCTACCTCAGCCAGCCCACACGGGCTGAACAACGTTAATAATAAACCTTAGGCCTGGTCTCTGCAGCTGGTTTGGGGAGgcaaatcactttttaaattccTATTTATACTGATTTAGTATCTACTGCAGGCAGGCTTGTCCTGAGGTGATTTAGTAGCTTATTTCCAGGCATTTACAGGAATAAGTCACAGGATATCAATTACCTTCTTATTCATCTAACCACCCTCCATGGAGAGCTGGAGCCCTGCAATGATGCAGTTCCTGGTGGATGCATGGGCAGGTGTTTCAGTGAGTATCtccacacacacctgtacaccCAACCAGAGCCACTGTCAGCCAAGAACCTGCTGGAAAAGCCACTCAAGTATTGAGGAATCACACTGAAAACACCCCCGACCTGTACTTTGTCCAGAGGGATTTGGATGCCacaggctccagcccctcatGGCTGGTGTTTACTCTAACCCTGGTGCTGACACTGTGTTCCAGCTGTTTCACATCTCAGCACACGCCCTGCCAGGCCATGGGGAAACACTGAGGACACTCCAGCTGATGTGGCAGGCGTGCATTTATTCCCACCTCTGCTAACGTGTGCTGGTTTGCCTTCCCCAGCTTCTGTGTGTACACCTGCCCCTCACCCTGTTCCACCCCAGGCTTTTCTAGAGCAAAAATTCTTAAGTATCTCCAAAGTGAGAAGTCCAAGTAGCCATTGCTATGAAACTGGAGAAGGTGATAATTCCACCAGGCCTCCTGGTATTAGTGACAGTGCAGCGAGCTCTCAAAAGtaacaaattaaatatattaaaagctGTTACCAccagaaattttgttttccctaaGCGTGAACAACTCAGCCCAAAGGggcatttttccctttccacctTCCAAAACAGCGCAGTGAGTGTTTACCCACACCTCCCAAGCCACTGCGTGGATACACAGCTTTTTGCCTCTGATAAataattaacattttcctttagaagagagaaaatgaacCTGAAAATGAGGACCAGAGGCAGGGGAGATGACGTCCCTCAGGCAGCAACAGGCCTGGCACACGTGACAGCCCTGTCACACCACGGTGCCACGTTCGCTTGAGTGGCAGCCCGGACACGGAGGAGCAGGACACGCTCCCAATGCATTCCAAACCTGCCAAGCTCCATCCTGGTCCTGCCATCCTCTGAGCCCAGAGGCCGAGGATGCAGAGCCTCATGCAGTGGGTgatcccagctgctctctgctctgggaaccTCAGGGACACTTTCAGGAGTGTCTGTTTGTGTTCCCTGCATATCCTACGTGCTACAACTCCAGGGCATTTGGGACCTGTTCTTCTTGATCCTGGGAGCCTTCCCGTGGGGGCAGGGACCTGCCTCCACAGCCAGTgcaaatacagtaaaaaagtGATATAAGTCAAGGTATAACTTAAGGCAACAGTTTCCCCCAAAAGACAAGTTTTATTATTGAATTGTAATTTACCTTAGGAGGATAAATGCTAATTTGACACCAACAGGGAGTATGGATTCTGGATTTCTACTTGCAATGAAACTTTGTGACTGACTTTGGGGGTGAAGGTGACCCACGGatcagtgggatttggggaagggcAGCGCAgaggggctgagccccagctcctgaACGCTCCCTCCGCAGGGCCAAAGGTCAGGCTCTGACATGGGGcagccacatcccagccccactgcccccTGCCAATCCAAGTCCCGTGGCAGCCCTTCCTTGGCATCTGGAACGACAAACCCGGGCGAGAAGTGCCGGAGGCGCTGCCAGACCCGCTCCCCTTGCGGAGCCCCCGCTCGCCCCACGGCCGCCCCCGAGCGCGGTGCGGAGCGGCCGCACACCGGCGGCTCCCGGGGGAGAGGGGGCGGAGGCGGGGGGACCCCGCGGCCCGGCCCTCGCCGCTCGCAGCCCCCGCCGGGCGCCTCTGCTCCGcaggccggggccggggccggcgctccgcggcgggggcggccggggccggccgggggtgcccgggggatcccgcggcgccgccgccgctcgcccCGCTCCTATTGACTTCCCATTGTGGAGCTTCGCAACAAAGGGTAGGATCCAAACCCTGCCCCGTTTCGTCCAATCAGCGCGCAGAGCGCCCGCCCGTCGCCGATtggatccttctcctccctcAACACCCAATCGGACGCCTACTTTAACAACCAATCAGCGCCTGGCCGCGCGCCCAATCAGCGCCGGGGAACCGGAGCACGGCCTTTGTGTGTGGTGACGCGATGGCGCCGGCGGAGGTCCCGGCCAATAGCGCGGCGCGTTGCTTACAGGCATTGTGACGTCACCGCGCCACGCGCGCGCCCCCACTATAAAGTGCGTGTCCCCGCGGTGGGGAGGGTGTAGTGAGCGGCGCGGCGGCTGAGGAGCGGCTCGGCAGTAGCACGGCGTAGAGGATTCGGCGCGCAGCGCTACCGGCAGCGGCGCTTCCTTCTCTTCCTACCGGTAAGTACCGGACAGCGGACGCGTCTCGAAGCGGGCGGTGGTGTTGTGTGGCCGTTCGCGGCCTTGGTTTCTCCGGGAGCGCGGTGGACGGGCCGGGCCTTGCCTACGTGCCCTGAGTCACGGCCGGTTCCCATCCCCCACCATTGCgcctcccttccccccccccccaccccggggCGGCCcgggaggaaggaggaggcgGCGTGACTCAGTGCGCGTTCCCCGGGGACGGGAGCGGCTGGGCCGCGAGGCGGGGGTGGTGGGGTAACCGTTACCCCTCCTCCCCGTCCCGGGGGAGGCCGCTGGCCGCCTGCCCGCCGCGGGGGAGGGGGGCATTTGGAGCGTGAGGGAATCGGCGTTGTCGGGCCTGGGGGTCACGGGGACAGCCGGGCCCCGGTGTCACGCGCGTGTGTCTCTGTAGGTAAGTGAGGAAAAATGGCCCGTACAAAGCAGACCGCCCGCAAGTCCACTGGGGGGAAGGCGCCGCGCAAGCAGCTGGCCACGAAGGCGGCCCGGAAAAGCGCCCCCTCTACCGGCGGCGTTAAGAAGCCTCACCGCTACAGGTAAGGCCCTCGGCTCGGCCCCGGCTGCCGCAGCCCGTGCCCCGCCTCACCGCCCGCTCCTCCCTCTTCCATCCAGGCCGGGAACCGTCGCGCTCCGTGAGATCCGTCGTTATCAGAAATCCACGGAGCTGCTGATCCGCAAGCTGCCCTTCCAGCGGCTGGTCAGGGAAATCGCCCAAGATTTCAAAACAGATTTGAGGTTCCAGAGTGCGGCCATCGGTGCTCTGCAGGTACTGCCGAGGGCCGGCTGGGCTGCGGTGCCGGGGGAGCTGCGCTGAGGGTTTTTAACAACGTTTCTTGTGCTCTTGAAACAGGAGGCCAGCGAGGCATATCTGGTGGGTCTGTTTGAAGACACAAACCTGTGTGCCATCCATGCCAAGAGAGTCACCATCATGCCCAAAGATATCCAGTTGGCTCGCAGGATACGGGGAGAGAGGGCTTAAGTGAAGGCTGTTTTTATGGTGTTTTGTAGTTAATTCTGTAAAATactttggttttaatttgtgactttttttgtaAGAAATTGTTTATAATATGTTGCATTTGTACTTAAGTCATTCCATCTTTCACTCAGGATGAATGCTAAAAGTGACTGTTCACATAAACCTCAGTGATGTTGAGCCTCGGGCTCGGGAGTGACAAGTTGCTAATATGCAGAAGGGATGGGTGTTCTTTCTTGCTTCTCATGCATGTTTCTGTATGTTAATGACTTGTTGGTTAGATAAACTTGTAAGGTACTAGAATTGATATAAATGTGTACAGGGTCCTTTTGCAATAAAACTGGTTATGACTTGATCCAAGTGTTTAACAATTGGGGCTGTTAGTCTGACCATGCATCACTGTGATCAAATGTGGACTTCCTTCAGAGGGTGAAACTTCAAGTCTTAACCACAGTGTAACTTACAGTTTCCTAAAAACGTAAACCTGGCAGCTATAGAATACACTATGTGCATTTATAATAGCTATTTTATATATTGTAGTgtcaacatttttaaattaaatgttttacaTTCACATGTGAGGAGTCTTTGTCATTTGGTTTGAATGGGCTTGAAGAAGCTTCTGCCTCCTACAGATTCCTGTaatcctgggctgctgctgtggcaacTAAACTTCTGCTGACACCAGAATGGAGAACTTTTGGAgtattttggagtttttgtgCAGCTTCAGTCCTTGCTGTAGTCAGAGTGGAGCCCTACAGCTGTGTAGGGTCCAGGAGGACTGGCCCAGGCTGCAGTGGCTTTTTGGGGGACTTTGCTCTGATCAGGGCACAAGCTTAGCTCCAGCAGACGCAGGGAAAGTTTATTTTGGACTTGTGACTGGTCTGGCTGAAGCAAAACGACCTGGCTGTTCCTGAGCAGTGGGGGGGGGGAGCGTTCCCATGGGATTGGGCTGTGCCAGTCCTGGATCTGCATGGGGAGCAGCTGATTGAACACCCTGGGAGCAGATGGGCTGCTGAGCACATGGGTGGGTTCTCCATGGGATTCTCATTTCCCATCCAGATTTTTGGATGGAATGTGATTGAACTCAAACCTTTGCTTCAGGCTGGGCCAAGGCAGGTCTGGGTTCCTCagctgccaggccctgctgggctgtggtggaGGAAAGTGCTCAGAGGTAATTAACAGTGAGCTTAGAGGGCAAGGCCGCTCAGCCCTGCCAGAACAGGCTCTGCGAGtcaggctggagctgtcacagaaagcagcacagggaagtggttgagcCAGCCCGGCTTGATTTCTTCCAGCGGAAATTGTGCTGTTCCTGGGGCAAGAGTAGCAGCAGTCCCCACCAGGCTCGAGTATCCGTGATCTCCCACACGATGGTGAGGGAGAGGATGATCTCCCACCATGATggtgaggaagagcaggaaatcCATCCCAACTTGCTCTGGGAGGCAGGGCCTGTATCTCTTAGCTGCTGCTGGGCCGGTGGTGCCTCATGGTGCTCTTCTCCCTCAGACAAACCACTCTGTGTGCTTgaagcctgcagctggaggaacaGGCACTCCTCACCACCTcacacagcctcctcctcctcacctccctgTCCTACACTGCTCTGAGCAAACCCAGCCCCTGGCTCGCAGCAGAGTCCTGCCAAAATCCTGTTCCTAAATGGTAGGTTTTATACAAGTGTTTTCCTATTCTCCTTGCTAAAGCTGTAGGGGGAAGGATTCCTTTGATGCAAAGTAATTAGGTTCACAACTTAGACACAAAGTTAAGCACCAGCTGGAACTCAAATGAGGCTCAGTGATCTCAGGTCAATCACCTGGGCAAGGTCTCTCTCTCAGCAGGGACCCTGCTTGCCAGGAATGTCCCCATGGGAAATCTGAGAATCCTCGGTGGCCCATGTAATTCAGGAAGAACCACACAGCTTGCATTTAGGccaattgaaaatgaaaaattccaagtcaggatttttttttggtgaatgcTTGGTttggtgctgagctgcagtagcagcctcagctcctgcaagAAAAGCACGTTTAAAATAACATCCCTTGAAAACGGTATTTCCTCCAAGTCCTTACTGGAAACAATGAAGCAGCTGGGTATGCCTAGAAgctgtttcttaaaataaaatcattgtCAAGTGGTtctttataaaaaaaccccacaccagaaaaatatcaaaataccTCTTCATCTTAGTAACCTCAACAAAAGGAAATAAGTCAGATCCTGCATGTGGTGGACCGAACAGAATTCCTGGTATTCCACGGTGTGACTGATGGTAGCTGAAGCCTTAAACCCTTCCCTTACCGATTCTCCCCATGATTTCCTCACATTCTTGCTCAGAGCTGGATGCAAACACCAGGCAGTCGAACGTGCTCCCGTCAGGGCTCTTGGGTGAAGAGCTAAAAATGGAAACACGTCCATTTTCCAGCCAGCTccgagcccagccctgcctcccaccacagcaggaccttgtggctgctctgggcctTGTTCAGAGGTTTCCCAGAGCCacatccctctgtgccctgccaggacccacAGGCAGCACTCACAGCACACAGAAGGCAAAGATCCTGGGGCTCCATGTGCAGTGTCCCATGCAGGAGATGGAGGGGTAGGGATGggggcacaggagctgtgcagggcacagggaggggctgTCTGGGGCTCTGGTCAGGCCCTGTCAGCCCCATTCCTGGTTTATTctgtccccaggacccctccaGCTGGGCTCCCCATGCCACCAGATTCCCAGACCTTGGATGTCACTCACTCACCTTGGAAGAAGCCTTCTCCTGCACAAGGACTTCTGCCTCCTTCACATCAAATAAAACCTCCTGCAGgggggatgaggaggaagaagccctgatcagcagagccctgagctctgtTTTTAATCAGACACTCACCAGAGATTATCCAAATGCAGAGGTGATGAAGCACAGTCAGCCTCagttttttcaagttttctctctgctgcccttTTTGCCCCACCACCCAGAGCTTCCACACTTCAATCTTTTCACAAACAACCCCCAGAGGCTCAAACAACACTGACCTGAGCCCTAAAGCACCCCTGAAATCAGGCTTAGCCTTCCCAGAGTTTTCCAAGTGCTTTCCTGCATGTGgttgaattttttccttaatgccCTTTCCTATGCTGGCTGCTGAGATGCTTCTGacctgaaaaaaccccacaggggTGATGGGGTGGCAAATATTCAGCCAAGCCAAGTGaacctggagctggaaaaaataTCCATGGCCTACATTGGAAAAAATATCCATGGCTTCTCTCACAGAGCCCttcccaggatgtccccagccctgttGCTCACCCGTTCTGCCAAGTTCCTCTCCAGCACAACAGGGATGGCCCCCTCCAGCACCTCTTTGCCACCATACTGAAATGGAATGGGAAGGAGGGAATAACGCTTGGACACATGAAGAGAACTCCAGAAGAGATGATTCACCCCTGGCAGGTCTCTGCCCCACAGCCTCACCGTCCCAATGCTGCTCTGGCCCAGGAACCACAGGTTGtagagcagcctggggagcaaAGGGCTTGGGGGCATCAGGGGAAGGACCCCCCCACATCCcccctgctgctctttgcagggGAAgatgctcccagccctgtcctcacCTCCAGGCCATGGGGGCAGCCTTGgcccccagcctggagcagagttCAGGGATAGTGTGGGCACAGGGCtaccccagtgccagcctggggctgcccatggCACAGACCCACCTGCCCCCCTGCAGCTGccgggggctgtgctgcagctggaactgcagctccttctccttcagggCCTTTGGGTAGGGCAGCAGTGGCTCAGAGCGTCCGTCGTGCCACCGCCAGTGCAGCAGGCGCAAGGTGAGCGGTTCTCCcttcagcccctgcagcacagccccagcctgcagggaggaaggagcagaggggagcagggggcagcacaggggacagcccaggcctctgtcccctctgtccccagccaccTGGCCAGGGGAGGTGGATCTCAGAGAGCAGCCGCTGATCTCATCCAGGGTGTCACCGGCCAGCACCACCTCGTCCACCTCTGCCTGACTCTCAGGGAGCACCTTGGTGACAAAGACTCGGCCATCCATGTACCTGGGGGTGCAGCCGAGCCTCAACTCAGCCCCAGGGACCCTGCCTGGCTCCCCTTTTGTACCATCCGTACACTGAATGCAGGGGAAAGCCATCTCATGGACAGCAGATACTGGCAAGGCTGAGCTGATGGGGAGAAAAGcacccaggacagccccaaTGCTCTCAGCAGgatatttatttccctttttggggcattttcagGCCTGCGCTGACCAGATCCCtctggagaggggagaggaggatcAAGAGTTCCTACCTGAGCACCATCCCCAGTGCTCGGCACGGGACTGTCTTGTAAGTACTGCACACCTGAAAGAGAGTGGATGGGGACAGTGGCAATGGCTGTGGGACATCCAAGGGACCCCATGCCCTGGATAATTTCTGGCACTGATGCCAACCCAGGGCTTTGGGAGCCCAGGGAGAGGCAAgtcccagtgccccaggctgagctgggaccaTCAGTGGCTGCTTGTCTCTGTCCTCTCTCAGGATTCGGCTGTGCCCAGACCCTGAAGGGACAAAGCTGCTCTATGGATGGGATGGCAAAGCAACAGCAAACCCTCAACTCACTGAAGAGCCCTCCTGCCTCACCCCACATGTCCCCACGCAGCCGGGGGACGCAGCTGCCGGTCCCCAGAGGcgctgctgtgtgcagagcactCAGTGTCACATCGCATTAGCCGGCCGGAGCCGCGGCCAGCGGGGGCACTGCCTGTCAGAAATGCCCCAAAGCCAGCGGCATCCCgggctctgcagcaccaccaCGGCTCAGCGCACGCCTTGGCcagtcccagagctgcctcGAGCtttttggggattcttttgGGTTTAAAAGGCGGTGGAGGGATGCTCTGCATCGTTAAAAGACACGAAGGCGTCCCTGCTGTTCTCAATAACACGCTGATGTTTCACTGAGCAAACCAAGAGTGAAACCAACTGATGTGTAACCTGTGTCagcccagggaaatggggatttttttggcaagAAATCAGGGAAGGGAGCATGGGAAAACTTCACTTATATCAGAGATTCAGGCCCGGGTGCTTCTCTTGCTTGGTTTTACTCCCAGGAAtgctgggatctgctcctggCGATGCTGCAGGTAACCAGCAGGATCCAGCCTCGAtagcagaggcagctctgctcatcctggtgAGCCTGAGCCAATTCACCCCGGGGTGTGCGGCAATCCCTCCCCTCCAAACTGTTCCTTGTCTTCCTCCTGTGACTTTTCAGGGAGGGCCAGGTGGCAGAAGGACGGCTCCCATGGGCTCTCACCGGCAGCAGCCAGCTCTCGTCCAAGAAGCTGCAATTCTGCAAACAAAGGAGTGTCAGGGAAGGGGCCAGGGCCCCACGttggcagccctgtgctggtCACCACCCCACTGGTTCAGCACTGCACCTGCAGGTCCAGGGAGAAATCGATCtgtcagcaccagcagcagcgaGAGGAAcggctctgcagagggatggggatggagagaggCAGCGTCACCGCTGGGCtcctggcagccacagcctcacaGGGGCACGGCAGAGGACGGAATGAAGCCATGTGCAGTGTAACTAATGAGTCCTGGGAGCCAGGCCTTGAGAGCATCCCAGCACCCTGCACCCAAGCGCTGCTGGGGGCTCatgccaggctcctgctgctgccacaggggcAGCTTGgtgccttttttcccaaaattcagaCGAAGACTTGCAGCAAATGCCACTGACTATTTCTCCCCTTAGAAGCACAGCAAAGCTGCCCAGGCTCTCCTACACAAACCTTGCAATCACACTGCCAGGTCTGAAATCTGCTCatgcaccagcagcacaggtgaTTTATAAACCATTGATGTACAGGTTTAACATTGGGTTATTTATCATAATCAAAAGATTAAAGGCTTCCACCCTGGCCTGGCCCCCCAAAGAGCCTGGCTGTGGATGGATGGAGTGCTGCAGCCTGTCAAGGCAATGCAGCCATTTAaacccctgtgccaccctcagcCCAGGCCCATCTGACACGGCCTCTCCTCAAAGCCAGACTGGGTCTGCTTAAGCCAGAATCCTTGGTACAAATGAATAATGTGGAAGATACTTCAGAAGAAATTTTCCTATCCCATGACACTAAAGCCAACCTTAGATGgattaaaataatgtttgaaTATTTACacatttgtttggtttttttcccatcactGCAGCAATGCATTTAGATTCCAATGCTAAGTTTGGATTAGAAAAATCACAGTGGactcttccccctcccctgcagcagcagtgcagtgcCATAACACAGGCTGCATCCTGCCTCTGGTGAGCCACCATCTTACCCTGGAGATCTTCACTGCCGAGGATGGAGCTCCCTGGATCATAGAACTGAAAACCAGCGAAACAGCACAGGTTACACCTCCGTTTCACAGCCCACCTCCCgcgggcagcagctcccccgGATGCGGATCTCCAGTAGTCGGGGGGTCTGTGCCAGCTCACAGCCCGCGGCCCTGCGGATGCTCACGGACGGAGGCTCCGGCCTGTTCGGGAAGGGGGGAAGCAGCTTTGGCCGCACACCGGAGCGCGCTCCCTGCGCCTGGGCTCTTTGGGATGAGCGTGTCGCTCATGGTGACAGGCGCCACCACAGCTCAGATTTTCACCCCAGCCTAGCTCAGGGCGCTCAGCGGCCGCTGGTCCCCGcggggagctgctccagccagtgCCAGTAATCCCGCCTGCGGAAGCCCCAGGCCGGTTCTGCGGGAGAAAGGGAGTGCGAGACCCCTCCCCGCGGCCTCGGGGATGCGGGGGGGACCCCGGGGACCCCGCCCGCCCGGGCACGAAGGGTCACTCCCGTCGGAGCCCCTTGCGCAGGatgctctccagcagctggcagagggacaCGAGGTGCGGCGAGGTGTCCGTGCAGGGACTCCCGGCCTCCCGCAGCCGCAGCACCGCTCCTGCGGGGAGGAGACAGAGCGGCGGCACCCGTGGGTGCCCAGCCGGGGAGAGGGGACGGGGTACCGGGGGGACAGCTCTGCACGGCCCCCGGGGGTTCCGACACCCAGGCACGGCCCGACCCCCCCCCGGCTGCCGCCGCTGGGTAAACTTCCCCAAAGCCACGATCAGGCGGCGGGGCTGGCCCGGGGAGCcccagcgcggccccgccgTCGGTCCGGTCAGACCGGTACCAAGAGCGGCCAGGAGAAGCTCGCACAGGTGCCGGGGGCCCACGCTCACCTTTAAGGGCGCTGAGCAGCGGCTCCTTCCTGGCCATGGGCTCGTCGTCCCCCAGGGCCAGGTGAGCCCGCGACGGCGGCTGGATGGGAACCAGGAACCGGGAACCGGGAACCAGGAACCGGGAACGGGGAACGGGGAACGGGGAACCAGGAACGGGAAACGGGGAACGGGGAACGGGCCCCGCcccgggagcggagcggagcaGCCCGGCCCCACGGGCGGGGGGAAccccacatacacacacaggTGTACGTGCACTTGAAGGGAAAGCACAGACGCTGCTGTACATCGGTGTAACGCAGTGACACACGCACCTATTGATCTGTACAGATATATCAATTCCATACATTTCACAGGCAGAACCCGCATATATGAGACACGTGCAAAACAAACACGTATTAATCTCTACGTGTATTAGGACAGGTTTTGGGATATGGGTATATGTGCTATAAATCTTCGGTGCCTGCCCCGCCGCAGGGACACTCGGGGTGTGGGGGCGAGCGCTCGCCCTGTCCGTAGGGATGTGCACGACCAGCGATTCCCAGGACCGTGCGAAGAGGCGGTGCGGGGCACCCGGGGCGGTGCGGGGTGATCGGGGCGGTTTGGGGCGCTCGGGGGAGGTGCGAGGCTCCCGGGACGGtgcggagcggcgcggggcgcCCAAGGCGGTGcggggctcccagggctgttcGGGGTGCTCAGGGGCGGCTCGC
Above is a window of Camarhynchus parvulus chromosome 18, STF_HiC, whole genome shotgun sequence DNA encoding:
- the LOC115911269 gene encoding histone H3.3; this encodes MARTKQTARKSTGGKAPRKQLATKAARKSAPSTGGVKKPHRYRPGTVALREIRRYQKSTELLIRKLPFQRLVREIAQDFKTDLRFQSAAIGALQEASEAYLVGLFEDTNLCAIHAKRVTIMPKDIQLARRIRGERA